Sequence from the Pan paniscus chromosome 12, NHGRI_mPanPan1-v2.0_pri, whole genome shotgun sequence genome:
CCGCCCTTTCCACGGCTGGACCAGCCTTGTCTTACTGGCCATGGCTGAAGACTactgaagggagggagaggaggggagccaGGACACTCATGCCACTCTGGCTCTGAAGGGACAAAGGCTTCTGGCTTCTGCCCCCAGCCCCTCGGATACCAGTAATTCAAACCTTCCTCATTTCATCTCAGGTGTCTCCTTGCTGTCATCCCACATAGCCCTGGGGTGAATGTGAATCCAGAgtctatttttctaaataaattggaaaaaacaTTTTGAACTCTATTGCTTTTGCCAGATTTGCCTCACCAAGAGGCCTTAGGTCAGTCCAGGCCTCAAGACTGTCTGCTGTCCTCAGGGAAGGTGGGGTCAACTGGCCATAACCTGTCCCCTTCAAACCCAGTCAGGTCAAGTGCAATGCAGTGAGTTGAGCTTTAGTCCACCCAAATCCACAAGTAGCTGGTTCACATCTCTTTAATGAGATCAAAGGCTCCTGTGTATGTCTTGCGGGGGTAAAGCTAGCACAGTCCCCCAATACTGCCCCTCTCCTCAGGGCTCCAGCCCTTTCAGGCAGATTCTAGGTAGGCAGGGAGGGGCCAAAAGGAATGCAAGGAGTTGGGACTAGGACTGTTTCTGGTGGGCAAGTAACCCATCCACCCTCTCAAAACTACTTATGGGATGTCTCCTTCACTGGAAGACAGCCCCATGGGAAAGATCTGCGGTACAGAATCTGGGGGCAGTGCACACGGGGAGTAGTCCTCCAGATCTGGCAGGGTGGCACTAACCCTCACCTCCTTGACTGGCTCACCCTCACCGGAGGCAGGACAAGGGCAGAGCTCAATACCGGAGTCGCCAGTTAAACGGCGATAGCGGCAGGAGGGGGGTGTGGGGGCAGGGGTCACCCCTGCCCCAGGCTCACCATCCTGATGATGGGGGGCACTCTGGTGGGAGGAAACACCTTCCACATTTGTTCCTTCAAAGTGGGCAGGGCAGCTGGATGAGGAGGAACAGCAGGATTGTTCACTGGAAGCAGTCAAGGGGCGGCCTGGGGCCACAGTATAAGGCGGGGGTGGTGTGCCTGGGCGGTGAACCACATCCTCGTAGGCTGGGGGCTTGAAGGTGCTGAGGAGGCCTGCAGGGGAGAAAATTGGCATGATTGGTTGAAGACAACCAGGTATAGGGTGCTAGTTTTTATATTAgggaaaaatactttgaaatgtgTGGAAAAGGGAATGTGAGACGATTTGGGGTTCTGGTTTGGGGAAGGCCACTGGTAGCTGACCCAGGGCATCAAGTCACTCACGAAGGTCAAGCAGTGAACCGGTAGGGAAAGGACCAGCCCCATGGCAT
This genomic interval carries:
- the WBP1 gene encoding WW domain-binding protein 1 isoform X5 — its product is MARASSGNGSEEAWGALRAPQQQPFRYFNTPLSILHFPHLSKLNLVHRLRELCPGVNNQPYLCESGHCCGETGCCTYYYELWWFWLLWTVLILFSCCCAFRHRRAKLRLQQQQRQREINLLAYHGACHGAGPFPTGSLLDLRLLSTFKPPAYEDVVHRPGTPPPPYTVAPGRPLTASSEQSCCSSSSSCPAHFEGTNVEGVSSHQSAPHHQDGEPGAGVTPAPTPPSCRYRRLTGDSGIELCPCPASGEGEPVKEVRVSATLPDLEDYSPCALPPDSVPQIFPMGLSSSEGDIP
- the WBP1 gene encoding WW domain-binding protein 1 isoform X3; translated protein: MARASSGNGSEEAWGALRAPQQQSPAASSLEGAIWRRAGTQTRALDAILYHPQQSHLLRELCPGVNNQPYLCESGHCCGETGCCTYYYELWWFWLLWTVLILFSCCCAFRHRRAKLRLQQQQRQREINLLAYHGACHGAGPFPTGSLLDLRLLSTFKPPAYEDVVHRPGTPPPPYTVAPGRPLTASSEQSCCSSSSSCPAHFEGTNVEGVSSHQSAPHHQDGEPGAGVTPAPTPPSCRYRRLTGDSGIELCPCPASGEGEPVKEVRVSATLPDLEDYSPCALPPDSVPQIFPMGLSSSEGDIP
- the WBP1 gene encoding WW domain-binding protein 1 isoform X1, with protein sequence MARASSGNGSEEAWGALRAPQQQSPAASSLEGAIWRRAGTQTRALDAILYHPQQSHLPFRYFNTPLSILHFPHLSKLNLVHRLRELCPGVNNQPYLCESGHCCGETGCCTYYYELWWFWLLWTVLILFSCCCAFRHRRAKLRLQQQQRQREINLLAYHGACHGAGPFPTGSLLDLRLLSTFKPPAYEDVVHRPGTPPPPYTVAPGRPLTASSEQSCCSSSSSCPAHFEGTNVEGVSSHQSAPHHQDGEPGAGVTPAPTPPSCRYRRLTGDSGIELCPCPASGEGEPVKEVRVSATLPDLEDYSPCALPPDSVPQIFPMGLSSSEGDIP
- the WBP1 gene encoding WW domain-binding protein 1 isoform X7 is translated as MARASSGNGSEEAWGALRAPQQQLRELCPGVNNQPYLCESGHCCGETGCCTYYYELWWFWLLWTVLILFSCCCAFRHRRAKLRLQQQQRQREINLLAYHGACHGAGPFPTGSLLDLRLLSTFKPPAYEDVVHRPGTPPPPYTVAPGRPLTASSEQSCCSSSSSCPAHFEGTNVEGVSSHQSAPHHQDGEPGAGVTPAPTPPSCRYRRLTGDSGIELCPCPASGEGEPVKEVRVSATLPDLEDYSPCALPPDSVPQIFPMGLSSSEGDIP
- the WBP1 gene encoding WW domain-binding protein 1 isoform X8 translates to MVASAKMGRAGTMAVAAELRELCPGVNNQPYLCESGHCCGETGCCTYYYELWWFWLLWTVLILFSCCCAFRHRRAKLRLQQQQRQREINLLAYHGACHGAGPFPTGSLLDLRLLSTFKPPAYEDVVHRPGTPPPPYTVAPGRPLTASSEQSCCSSSSSCPAHFEGTNVEGVSSHQSAPHHQDGEPGAGVTPAPTPPSCRYRRLTGDSGIELCPCPASGEGEPVKEVRVSATLPDLEDYSPCALPPDSVPQIFPMGLSSSEGDIP
- the WBP1 gene encoding WW domain-binding protein 1 isoform X6, which gives rise to MVASAKMGRAGTMAVAAEPFRYFNTPLSILHFPHLSKLNLVHRLRELCPGVNNQPYLCESGHCCGETGCCTYYYELWWFWLLWTVLILFSCCCAFRHRRAKLRLQQQQRQREINLLAYHGACHGAGPFPTGSLLDLRLLSTFKPPAYEDVVHRPGTPPPPYTVAPGRPLTASSEQSCCSSSSSCPAHFEGTNVEGVSSHQSAPHHQDGEPGAGVTPAPTPPSCRYRRLTGDSGIELCPCPASGEGEPVKEVRVSATLPDLEDYSPCALPPDSVPQIFPMGLSSSEGDIP
- the WBP1 gene encoding WW domain-binding protein 1 isoform X4; amino-acid sequence: MVASAKMGRAGTMAVAAESPAASSLEGAIWRRAGTQTRALDAILYHPQQSHLLRELCPGVNNQPYLCESGHCCGETGCCTYYYELWWFWLLWTVLILFSCCCAFRHRRAKLRLQQQQRQREINLLAYHGACHGAGPFPTGSLLDLRLLSTFKPPAYEDVVHRPGTPPPPYTVAPGRPLTASSEQSCCSSSSSCPAHFEGTNVEGVSSHQSAPHHQDGEPGAGVTPAPTPPSCRYRRLTGDSGIELCPCPASGEGEPVKEVRVSATLPDLEDYSPCALPPDSVPQIFPMGLSSSEGDIP
- the WBP1 gene encoding WW domain-binding protein 1 isoform X2, with the translated sequence MVASAKMGRAGTMAVAAESPAASSLEGAIWRRAGTQTRALDAILYHPQQSHLPFRYFNTPLSILHFPHLSKLNLVHRLRELCPGVNNQPYLCESGHCCGETGCCTYYYELWWFWLLWTVLILFSCCCAFRHRRAKLRLQQQQRQREINLLAYHGACHGAGPFPTGSLLDLRLLSTFKPPAYEDVVHRPGTPPPPYTVAPGRPLTASSEQSCCSSSSSCPAHFEGTNVEGVSSHQSAPHHQDGEPGAGVTPAPTPPSCRYRRLTGDSGIELCPCPASGEGEPVKEVRVSATLPDLEDYSPCALPPDSVPQIFPMGLSSSEGDIP